A genome region from Nicotiana tabacum cultivar K326 chromosome 13, ASM71507v2, whole genome shotgun sequence includes the following:
- the LOC107804595 gene encoding RING-H2 finger protein ATL78-like has translation MATTSTLFIQEFMENFHYSRRVLLLPVTQQYHQDINTMAPTHLPQGESNTFDAHVVMVLSVLLCALICSLGLNSIIRCALRCTSVVSASDSSSNYTNNSATKLPNNGIRKKALKMFPVITYTTELKHPGLDSECVICLSEFVAGEKVRVLPKCSHGFHVRCIDKWLNSHSSCPTCRHCLIETCQKIVNGGSSSSTTRSIANPQIVSNTSSAVPVQEIIIRIEPLQREGVTSNNQI, from the coding sequence ATGGCAACTACTTCCACTTTATTCATTCAAGAATTCATGGAAAACTTCCATTACTCAAGAAGAGTACTACTTCTACCAGTCACCCAACAATACCACCAAGATATTAACACCATGGCACCAACTCATCTACCACAAGGGGAAAGCAATACATTTGATGCACATGTTGTTATGGTACTATCAGTACTTTTATGTGCTTTAATTTGTTCACTTGGCTTGAATTCAATTATAAGGTGTGCATTAAGATGCACTAGCGTAGTATCAGCGTCAGACTCATCCTCAAACTATACAAACAATTCAGCAACAAAGCTACCAAATAACGGGATCAGAAAAAAAGCCCTGAAAATGTTCCCCGTTATAACTTACACTACTGAGTTGAAACATCCAGGGCTTGACTCCGAGTGTGTCATTTGCTTATCTGAATTTGTTGCTGGAGAGAAAGTTAGGGTTTTGCCTAAGTGCAGCCATGGTTTCCACGTCCGATGTATCGATAAATGGCTAAATTCACACTCTTCTTGCCCTACTTGTAGGCATTGCCTTATTGAAACTTGTCAAAAAATTGTTAATGGTGGTAGTTCTTCTTCTACTACAAGGTCAATTGCTAACCCTCAGATAGTTAGCAATACCTCATCAGCAGTACCAGTCCAAGAAATTATTATAAGGATTGAACCTCTCCAACGTGAAGGTGTTACATCTAACAATCAAATTTAG